A single genomic interval of Oryzomonas sagensis harbors:
- a CDS encoding 2-oxoacid:acceptor oxidoreductase subunit alpha: MAKKVAFLQGNEAAAHGAIYAGCNFFAGYPITPSTEVAEVCSLELPKLGGKFIQMEDEIGAMAAVLGASLAGSKVLTATSGPGLSLKQELIGYGCIAEIPCVIYNVMRGGPSTGMPTGPSQSDVMSAKWGTHGDHPAILLVPASVQETYEEIIRAFNLSEKYRTPVMVMPDEIVAHMRERIVFPEPGEIEVVPRKAPTVPPEQYKPYDTSFGDVPPLASYGTGYKFHVTGLNKMQDGFPTTKAEIVQAEEERQVRKVNANVDDIVTFEEYLLDDAEVAVIAYGSTSRSARYAVNAAREQGIKAGMFRIKTFWPFPDKQLKALAGKVKGFVTPEMNLGMCTGEVERCAQGKVPVLGIFRVDGEPINPDQIVAKIKEVK; encoded by the coding sequence GTGGCAAAAAAAGTAGCGTTTCTTCAGGGTAACGAGGCCGCAGCCCACGGCGCCATCTACGCCGGCTGCAACTTTTTCGCCGGATACCCGATCACACCCTCGACAGAGGTCGCGGAAGTCTGTTCCTTGGAACTTCCCAAGCTGGGCGGCAAATTTATCCAGATGGAGGATGAGATCGGCGCCATGGCGGCCGTCCTGGGCGCCTCCCTGGCCGGTTCCAAGGTTCTGACCGCCACCTCCGGCCCCGGTCTTTCCCTCAAGCAGGAATTGATCGGCTACGGATGCATCGCCGAGATTCCCTGCGTTATCTACAACGTCATGCGTGGCGGCCCCTCCACCGGTATGCCCACCGGACCGAGCCAGTCGGACGTGATGTCCGCCAAGTGGGGCACCCATGGCGATCACCCGGCAATCTTGCTGGTGCCGGCCTCGGTGCAGGAGACCTACGAAGAGATCATTCGCGCCTTCAACCTCTCCGAAAAGTACCGCACACCGGTCATGGTCATGCCGGACGAGATCGTGGCCCATATGCGTGAGCGTATCGTCTTCCCCGAGCCGGGCGAGATCGAGGTTGTGCCCCGCAAGGCGCCGACCGTCCCCCCCGAGCAGTACAAGCCCTACGACACCAGCTTCGGCGATGTGCCGCCCCTGGCCTCGTACGGCACCGGCTACAAATTCCATGTCACCGGCCTCAACAAGATGCAGGACGGTTTCCCCACTACCAAGGCCGAGATTGTCCAGGCCGAAGAGGAACGTCAGGTCCGCAAGGTTAACGCCAACGTGGACGATATCGTCACCTTCGAGGAATATCTGCTGGATGACGCCGAAGTCGCGGTCATCGCCTACGGCTCCACCTCCCGCTCCGCCCGCTATGCCGTCAATGCGGCCCGCGAGCAGGGTATCAAGGCCGGCATGTTCCGCATCAAGACCTTCTGGCCGTTTCCGGACAAGCAGCTCAAGGCCCTGGCCGGCAAGGTCAAGGGTTTCGTAACCCCGGAGATGAACCTGGGCATGTGCACCGGAGAGGTCGAACGATGCGCCCAGGGTAAGGTTCCGGTCCTCGGCATCTTCCGCGTTGACGGTGAGCCGATCAATCCCGATCAGATTGTCGCGAAGATCAAGGAGGTTAAATAA
- a CDS encoding 4Fe-4S binding protein produces MEKTLPKIEIIEKYCKGCHICVEFCPTKVLEMKGFVASVKNLEACIKCMQCELRCPDFAIKVITD; encoded by the coding sequence ATGGAAAAAACACTGCCAAAGATCGAGATTATCGAAAAGTACTGCAAGGGGTGCCACATCTGTGTGGAATTCTGCCCCACCAAGGTTCTTGAGATGAAGGGCTTTGTCGCCTCCGTCAAGAACCTGGAAGCCTGCATCAAATGCATGCAGTGCGAACTGAGGTGCCCCGATTTCGCAATAAAAGTTATAACTGACTAA